The following are from one region of the Capsicum annuum cultivar UCD-10X-F1 chromosome 1, UCD10Xv1.1, whole genome shotgun sequence genome:
- the LOC107854002 gene encoding uncharacterized protein LOC107854002 isoform X1, with protein sequence METITTMENKTPPYFFKQEMKATMDLQSGFTKSLDKTVAEGISIVDTFRQDHDQREAGETTIRGAGDAVLPVKRCSLRQRVPLNPFVPNYYRPDGRGQGSRRGPGRPPKQRADVIFQVWRARNWKQFNGIKLQIQRRHRIRRNLLTDLSNRQSSLATFTRSPRTPSETEIRCFSGIQIAGHDATAII encoded by the exons ATGGAAACAATTACAACAATGGAAAATAAAACACCACCATATTTTTTTAAGCAGGAGATGAAAGCAACAATGGATTTACAATCTGGATTTACAAAATCTTTGGACAAGACGGTAGCTGAGGGAATCAGTATAGTTGATACATTCAGGCAAGATCATGATCAAAGAGAAGCTGGTGAAACGACTATTCGTGGTGCCGGTGATGCAGTTCTTCCTGTTAAGAGGTGTAGTCTAAGACAAAGAGTTCCCCTAAATCCCTTTGTTCCTAACTATTACCGTCCCGATGGACGTGGCCAAGGTTCACGACGTGGCCCAGGTCGCCCTCCGAAACAGAGAGCAGATG TGATATTCCAGGTTTGGAGAGCGAGAAATTGGAAACAGTTTAACGGCATTAAACTACAGATACAGCGGCGACACAGAATAAGAAGGAATTTGTTGACAGACTTGAG CAACAGGCAGTCTAGCCTTGCGACCTTTACAAGGTCGCCCAGGACGCCCTCGGAAACAGAGATCAGATG